Part of the Odontesthes bonariensis isolate fOdoBon6 chromosome 15, fOdoBon6.hap1, whole genome shotgun sequence genome, TGAATGAAAAATCTTCTGCTTTTCTGTCCCAACCCTCACTTCTTCGTATCATCATCTGACCAACAGTCCAAAATTAAAAAGGTGGGTTTCTGGGAAATTTCTCAGTTTTTAGAGGAAAACGCTCGTCTGCAGCGTTGTGTGTACCGTCGTACTCCCCGCACTCACCTCTGTGGGGTAGAGGAATGCGGATACGATTGGCAGGATGGCGCCGGTTCCTTTTGTGGCTGCACGACGTTGCACAGGGCAACAGGCAGAGGTGCAGCTGGCTTTCCTCTGATCCGGAAGCCCGCCAGCAACCGTCTCACAAACCAGTGACCTGCAGACATAAAACATCATGAGACAAAATGGTCGTGGATCCCggagacgtgttttttttttttttccctgagtTGCTGGGAGTTTGTACCCAGAGAGGCGGTGATCAGCAGCAGGCTGAGGCCGGAGAGATCCAGCGCCGGCTGCTGGTTGACCTCAGCCGCTGCGTTCAGAGGCACCGTGAGCAGGAGCGCGGCTCGAGAGAAGCCCGAACAGCGGAGGAACGCCAGCAGCACCGCGCACACCACGAAGTAGCCTGTGTGAGCGACACACGTCCACATGGCCGTCAGACTCAAACCTGCGGATGAGACGAGCAAAACAGGGAAACGTCACAAAGGTTTTACTttcagaaaaggaaagaaagagtcAAGTATCCCTGGTTCTTGTTCACAAGTGGGGATAGAAAGGAGGGAATGTTGCACCGGTCGAAGCCATCGATTTACCAGTCAGTGTTCCAAGAATCAACCCTGGCAGCTCTCGATTTTATTTGACGCATCCTGTCAGTGCACTTTATAGTAGAAAGTAGAAAGATTCAGAAGGCGGAGAAGGCTAGAATTAAAAAAGGAGGAAAGCTTTGGAAACAGACGCAGCTAAATATGCAAAAACTGGAAACTTTTTCACTAAAACGAGCGGTTTGTCACATCAAATGAGGACGATGAAACGGGTAACATGTTGAACTCTGCCCGCAAACCACCGTTCAAGTTAAATAATTATCAACTCAATGAATTGCGTGACGTTATATAATTTAAATAATAGTATGATGCGACGCCACATAACTGGGAAACTTTGTCTTGTAGCCCCTCAGAGTCAGAAGCACCGAGCAGCAGCCATGAGCCCACAAGTCCAGAGAGGGCAGGTAGGACTGAGTGAATATTATTAGAATTAATATAATAAAAAAGTATGGTGTTGACCTGCTCTATgaaaagtgccctgagatgctcGATGATTCAGCGCTACATTAGTGAAACTGAGCTGAATTGATCAGAAGGCTTTGTAAAAAAGGAGATTTGTGCTGAGaattatgtttttaaaatgtgatttagtgtcagaagcagagccagtaGTGATAGTATTAGTTCCAATATGACCACTTTCTATGCCCAAACGATAGTGACGACCCattatattttttatcattaaaagtAAGATAGTAAATACACAAAGCCCATGTAATATGAAATAAAGCTGCATATTTTGCCATTGGAAATATCCTAATTGGTTaagtcaaaatgtgttttccatttCAAATGTAAGGTTagaatgacatgattttaataataggttgtgatctaaagtgggctgaTCTGAGGCATGAAACTCCAGGGCTGAAAGTGAGTCCCACTCCGGCCCTGCTGAAAGGAGCTAGTTGAGGTGGTCCGAGCTTCTGGAAGCCCACCAGGGGAGGTGTGTTGTCCTGCTGGGAAGGAGGAGGTCAGGGGATCTCTGCTTAGACTTCGACTCGAGGGTCTCATGGCTCACCTGCCCAGCCGAGGTATCCCTGGATCATGCGAAGCCTCTCCTCTATCCGGCTCTGCATGTTATCCAGGTAGTGCAGCATGACTCCCAGCGTGCTGTTCATGCGCTCCAGTTTGAGCATCAGGTCGGCGTAGTACTGCGAGGTCTGGTCCTGGTACTGCAGGAACTCCGACATGCTGTGGTCTGTTCAGCCACAGAGGGGGAAGGAAAACTCAAGTCTCAGCATGGATTCCAGATTTGAACACAGCTCACTGAACCACTCACCGATCTTTTGGTAGATATCGTGAGCTTGGTGTCGGACGTCCGTCAGGTCCTTGACTATCTCCTTGTGGCCGTCCTGCACCTCCGAGCTCTGGAGCTGCAGATGCTCACTCACATTCTCTACAGAAAGAACATGATCATCATTACTGCGTCTCTCAGGAACAAGTTCTGCCAGGTTATCAGTCcagggctgtgtttgaaaccacatactgatcgatcagacagtatgcagagcgtttacccacaatgcatttcgctcctgcccgagccgaaatcagccggcctgaagctgatttctcttaagctctaaactctgtaaactttagcaacatttgaaacattttcaggtgagaaagtagtcgtttagatccccaacgtgttgaaaacctgacaaaataccggctgtttacaatttagttcccacgaattcggagctactaaagctagccgcagtgagcaacgcacttccggttattttcacaaaataaaataaccgttgccttttatcatagggaaagccattaccatacaattggtgcttttgttttgaaaacaggaagtgaacctaccctcggtgtagctagcttgaaactgccgttttgacaggaaatgacgatcggcgacgtcacgttacgttgcatcttgggtagtttgagtatgagtagtaacctcatgatgcatacccaacatttcagagaatctagtatgcatccgggaacttctcgcttactcaaactcgcatactaactcagaaagttggTAGTAGgcgtagtaggagaagtatgcagtttcgaacacagcctaaattGTTTCCATGTGGATCTATGGTGGGAGGAGCTACTGTGTGTAGTACCTTGCTGCCATTTAGCACTCATTAACCCGTTCTACTTGTACTTTCTTCTTTAAAAACAGACCAAGAAGGTGTTACTGCTCAGAAGCTTGAATGCCGTTCCTCACATTTGTCGCTtaagaaaaggaaaatctgCTAAATTAGTGAATGTTAAACCCTGTTAATCCAGTTGGAAGCCCTCACCCATCCTCTTTGTGATGCCCTGAATGAGCTGAGCCACCAGCTCCTGCCCGGAGGCGATGAGGGCCTTTTCCTGCCCCAGGCGCTCCAGGTTCTCCCGCATGGAGCTCTCCACCTGCTCCTGGCCCTCGTGCAGTTTCCCCTGCTGGGCCTGCAGGGCGCTGTGGCCCTCCAGCAGCTTGTCCAGCGAAGCAGCGGTCAGCTCCTTCAACTCCAGCTGGCCCTCCTGTTTCAACGCagccagacacacacacacacacacacacacacacacctgtgctgGAGCCCGATTCAAGGCATCCGAGGTGACGAAAAGCAGGAAGATACCAACTTTACCTTCAGGTCTTTCATCGTATTCAGCTGATTGGTGGCTGTGGAGATCAGGGCGTTGACCGTGTGCTCCGCTCGGCGCCGGAAGAGCTGCTGGCGAGTTGCGTAGCAAACGGCGCGCGCTCGGTTGCTGACTATGTGGTAGGCGCTCCACGTGTCTGAATCCATGTCCGCTGTGCACTCTTTGATGGTCTGAAACCCAAAGCCAAGGGTTACTAAACGTTTTGGGGGAACGGTTGTtggattttaaattttttttttaccatttcctCTGAACACGGGAAGGTGCGCCGCCCCTCGATGTCCGACTGGCAGTTAAACAGCGCCACTCCAAGCTTTGCGAGATTTTCCTCAGAGAGTGTTTCACAGTTGGACTTCAGCTGAGCCACCACCTAAGAAGGAGAGCAAAGCTTTAATTAAAACTTCTCCATCCATTTTGTCcgcttacactggaaaaaaaaatgcccctccaaaaataagtagtgaaaat contains:
- the bmb gene encoding protein brambleberry → MQVIPLAAQKPYKTVISNSCARTSQSVFSVARTILHDQTDMGQLLLHRLQLLLTVCMLTCPAASGLFEWLRQTPPPPAAAPPSPAAAPLREDAQFELVTADEKFLAEAKQLELSPLDGCHYRVVAQLKSNCETLSEENLAKLGVALFNCQSDIEGRRTFPCSEEMTIKECTADMDSDTWSAYHIVSNRARAVCYATRQQLFRRRAEHTVNALISTATNQLNTMKDLKEGQLELKELTAASLDKLLEGHSALQAQQGKLHEGQEQVESSMRENLERLGQEKALIASGQELVAQLIQGITKRMENVSEHLQLQSSEVQDGHKEIVKDLTDVRHQAHDIYQKIDHSMSEFLQYQDQTSQYYADLMLKLERMNSTLGVMLHYLDNMQSRIEERLRMIQGYLGWAGLSLTAMWTCVAHTGYFVVCAVLLAFLRCSGFSRAALLLTVPLNAAAEVNQQPALDLSGLSLLLITASLGHWFVRRLLAGFRIRGKPAAPLPVALCNVVQPQKEPAPSCQSYPHSSTPQRDEKDNLMDDDLFNQDSFLSGDLGISAVSPPHKKPAPEPGFMPPGTLNHSTPRLLPHAAFSQGRIDDIPLKNLGGVFDAVNDSRDFGNDSRSASPAPSLGSTSSLIGRHLCNGITKTGKACKKRAVPGQEYCRIHEGGHSSYVKS